A stretch of the Actinomyces qiguomingii genome encodes the following:
- a CDS encoding NAD(P)H-dependent oxidoreductase, translating into MAKTTIFIFHPDLSQSTINLRLAQAAEGLDGVEIRDMYALYPDFNFDIEAEQNLLEHTDRIVLQFPIQWYSSPPLLKKWEDDVLTWGWAYGTNGDALQGKELLLAVSAGAVAAHYRRFDTRRSVADVLFRRRRRDRDAASSGYTMNDVLRPFQATSVIIGTDYLEPFVTPGATTMHTADLEARAKAYARYVTSRKLRILDTYQ; encoded by the coding sequence ATGGCGAAAACCACCATCTTCATCTTCCACCCCGACCTCAGCCAATCCACCATCAACCTGCGCCTGGCGCAGGCGGCGGAGGGGCTCGACGGCGTCGAGATCCGCGACATGTACGCGCTGTACCCCGACTTCAACTTCGATATCGAGGCCGAGCAGAATCTGCTGGAGCACACCGACCGGATCGTGCTCCAGTTCCCGATCCAGTGGTACTCCAGCCCACCGCTGCTGAAGAAGTGGGAGGACGACGTCCTGACCTGGGGCTGGGCGTACGGCACCAACGGGGACGCCCTGCAGGGCAAGGAGTTGCTGCTGGCCGTGTCCGCCGGTGCGGTGGCCGCTCACTACCGGCGCTTCGACACCCGCCGCTCGGTAGCCGACGTCCTGTTTAGGCGGCGTCGACGCGACCGTGACGCCGCCTCCTCCGGCTACACCATGAACGACGTACTGCGCCCCTTCCAGGCGACCAGCGTGATCATCGGCACCGACTACCTGGAGCCCTTCGTGACTCCGGGGGCGACGACGATGCACACCGCCGATCTGGAGGCACGCGCCAAGGCCTACGCCCGCTACGTAACTTCACGGAAGCTACGCATCCTGGACACCTACCAGTAG
- a CDS encoding metallopeptidase family protein: protein MSPTQLSDAEFEAAVSDALDIIPEDLAAHMDNIVVLVQDEPEHEMLTEADYDAAGRPTLLGLYDGVPLTERDAGWSLVLPDRILIFQGPLQRWCGSRQELVEQVAVTVIHEVAHHFGISDERLHELGWD from the coding sequence ATGAGCCCTACCCAGCTCTCCGACGCCGAGTTCGAGGCCGCCGTCTCCGATGCACTCGACATCATCCCGGAGGACCTAGCCGCCCACATGGACAACATCGTGGTGCTCGTCCAGGACGAGCCGGAGCACGAAATGCTCACCGAGGCGGACTACGACGCCGCTGGACGCCCCACCCTGCTCGGGCTGTACGACGGCGTACCGTTGACTGAACGTGATGCCGGGTGGTCCCTGGTTCTACCCGACCGCATCCTCATCTTCCAGGGTCCACTGCAACGCTGGTGCGGCTCGCGCCAGGAACTGGTGGAACAGGTGGCAGTTACTGTGATTCATGAGGTCGCCCACCACTTCGGCATCTCTGATGAGCGGCTGCACGAGCTCGGTTGGGACTAG
- a CDS encoding permease prefix domain 1-containing protein, translated as MDTINTFLEAMFAPYPATPRLLEAKRELHAMMEDAYADAVASGKSHNEAVGSVITDFGNLEELAPVLGILPDIRGAAPQGDASLAGKHDAVSGGNTGAPTAPDATSSEFPVITLPEAQALAEARRTTGTLLGNGVALCVLAAVPLFVCVALAQGEDGLGLIPLSEDQAAALGPVLTLIVVALAVSVLIRRHRTFTGLTHLTNGKFTRNPVVSAWTARLRLEHEGARTRALAIAVALWIMAPIPTLGAGVLFRESADHSGPPLGLVLSLFMVAAGLRIFLPTTWASMTHTTVTEKGRPADAAPTWRNPNIPFTDAIAGPYWIGCVAIYLAWSFIGSSWEISWVLWPIAGVLFGLIAAGEASLRSWRSHQSVQTR; from the coding sequence ATGGACACCATCAACACCTTCTTAGAGGCCATGTTCGCCCCCTACCCGGCCACCCCGCGCCTGTTGGAGGCCAAGCGGGAACTCCACGCCATGATGGAAGATGCCTACGCCGACGCCGTCGCCTCCGGGAAGTCGCACAATGAGGCGGTCGGCTCGGTAATCACCGACTTCGGCAATCTGGAGGAGCTGGCGCCCGTGCTCGGCATTCTTCCCGACATTCGCGGCGCCGCGCCCCAGGGGGACGCGAGCTTGGCCGGCAAGCACGACGCTGTGAGCGGTGGGAACACCGGCGCCCCCACCGCGCCCGATGCGACGTCGTCGGAGTTCCCCGTCATCACGCTGCCGGAGGCACAGGCACTGGCCGAGGCACGTCGCACCACCGGCACCCTGCTCGGCAATGGTGTGGCCCTGTGCGTGCTGGCGGCGGTGCCGTTGTTCGTATGCGTGGCCCTGGCCCAGGGTGAGGACGGCCTGGGGCTCATCCCCCTGAGCGAGGACCAGGCCGCGGCACTCGGACCCGTTCTGACGCTGATCGTAGTGGCACTGGCGGTGTCCGTTCTGATCCGCCGCCACCGCACCTTCACTGGCCTGACCCATTTGACGAACGGCAAGTTCACGCGCAATCCGGTCGTCTCCGCTTGGACCGCGCGGCTGCGACTGGAGCACGAGGGAGCGCGTACGCGCGCGTTGGCCATCGCCGTAGCCCTGTGGATCATGGCTCCGATTCCCACCTTGGGGGCCGGCGTCCTATTCCGGGAGTCAGCCGACCACTCCGGGCCGCCGCTCGGTCTAGTCCTCAGCCTGTTCATGGTGGCAGCCGGTCTGCGCATCTTCCTGCCGACCACCTGGGCGTCCATGACGCATACAACCGTCACCGAGAAGGGCCGTCCCGCCGACGCCGCACCCACCTGGCGCAACCCCAACATCCCCTTCACCGATGCGATCGCCGGGCCGTACTGGATCGGCTGCGTGGCCATCTACTTGGCCTGGTCCTTCATCGGCTCCAGTTGGGAAATCAGCTGGGTACTGTGGCCGATCGCGGGCGTCCTGTTCGGTCTGATCGCCGCCGGGGAGGCCAGCCTGCGGTCCTGGCGCTCTCACCAGTCCGTCCAGACTCGTTAA
- a CDS encoding ABC transporter permease, whose translation MRPGPSLLAAATVAVGVSAVAGALAVDDALPAAPSDTRLAHAYVHALLWGMTALVALAVMIIVMNAFAASLRRRTHALALLRATGTAPTPVAVAVLLQATAIGLLGAALGMLGGIGVIRLLDTGFTSRGGPLVDLSTAPRPAAIIIGLLAAVCGAAPPAIGAALTPPAGSTPPDDAARPALSRGVAGAVLSLLAMAGIGVTWRVTDLPQRVTVLGVSASLLLLGVLLALPWALRPFVMLLGLPARSTTSGGLAVRRLAAAPRQGAALAAPPLLAAAATCLAAPTAASLRKSLNQPGYLDVVLDALPAMLVGMAVLAGICAAGAVSAHASRRTAETTLLRALGQTRGQSVGQFLCEALLAGAGGVILGGICGLLLSTALSTVLADRGLDEIVIPWMQLLAPALVGGVGGVLAALAPALRATRPPTGADTTE comes from the coding sequence ATGCGCCCGGGGCCGTCCCTGCTCGCCGCGGCGACCGTTGCCGTGGGCGTGTCCGCGGTCGCCGGTGCCCTCGCCGTCGACGACGCCCTTCCCGCAGCCCCATCCGACACCCGCCTGGCGCACGCGTACGTGCACGCTCTGCTGTGGGGCATGACCGCCCTGGTGGCGCTAGCGGTCATGATCATCGTCATGAATGCCTTCGCGGCGAGCCTGCGACGGCGCACCCATGCGCTCGCCCTGCTGCGCGCCACGGGCACCGCCCCGACGCCCGTGGCAGTGGCGGTCCTCCTACAGGCCACGGCCATCGGCCTGCTTGGGGCCGCGTTGGGCATGCTCGGCGGCATTGGCGTCATCAGGCTGTTGGACACCGGCTTCACCTCCCGCGGTGGGCCGCTGGTCGACCTGTCGACCGCGCCGCGGCCCGCCGCCATCATCATCGGTCTGCTGGCGGCTGTCTGCGGCGCTGCGCCGCCGGCCATCGGTGCGGCGTTGACACCGCCCGCCGGCTCGACGCCGCCCGACGACGCCGCCCGCCCGGCGCTGTCCCGGGGCGTAGCCGGTGCGGTGCTGAGTCTGCTCGCAATGGCCGGTATCGGCGTCACCTGGCGCGTGACCGACCTGCCCCAGCGGGTAACCGTGCTGGGGGTGTCCGCTTCGCTGCTGCTACTCGGAGTCCTACTCGCCCTGCCGTGGGCGCTGCGTCCGTTCGTCATGCTGCTGGGGCTGCCGGCTCGGTCGACGACGAGCGGTGGCCTAGCCGTGCGCCGTCTGGCCGCCGCTCCCCGTCAGGGGGCCGCCCTGGCGGCGCCACCCCTGCTTGCCGCCGCGGCCACCTGCCTTGCCGCGCCCACGGCCGCCTCCCTGCGCAAGTCCCTGAACCAACCCGGATACCTGGACGTCGTATTGGACGCCCTTCCGGCCATGCTCGTCGGCATGGCGGTGCTGGCCGGGATCTGCGCGGCCGGCGCTGTGTCGGCACACGCCTCCAGGCGGACCGCTGAGACCACACTGCTGCGAGCCCTCGGCCAGACCCGGGGTCAGAGCGTCGGGCAGTTCCTGTGCGAGGCCCTGCTCGCCGGTGCCGGCGGCGTAATCCTCGGCGGGATCTGCGGCCTGCTCCTGTCGACGGCACTGAGCACGGTGCTGGCCGACCGGGGTCTGGACGAGATCGTCATCCCCTGGATGCAGCTGCTGGCGCCAGCGCTGGTCGGCGGCGTCGGCGGCGTGCTGGCGGCACTGGCCCCGGCCTTACGGGCGACGCGGCCACCCACCGGCGCAGACACCACCGAGTAA
- a CDS encoding PadR family transcriptional regulator produces the protein MISADAIRGYIDLIALTLLHERPSYAYELAKTIAEVADGQYTIKQTTLYSALKRLESAGLVSSFADTSESGKPRTYYRLTEAGGTHLTDKLAEWEDTKALIDRFARYASARSSPAEP, from the coding sequence ATGATTAGCGCCGATGCCATCCGCGGCTACATCGACCTGATCGCGCTCACGCTGCTGCACGAGCGGCCCTCCTACGCCTACGAGCTCGCCAAGACCATCGCCGAGGTGGCCGACGGGCAGTACACGATCAAACAGACCACGCTGTATTCGGCTCTCAAGCGCCTGGAGTCGGCGGGACTGGTCTCCTCCTTCGCGGATACGAGCGAATCGGGCAAGCCCCGCACCTACTACCGGCTGACCGAGGCCGGGGGCACCCACCTGACGGACAAGCTCGCCGAGTGGGAGGACACCAAGGCCCTCATCGATCGCTTCGCCCGGTATGCCTCCGCACGGTCCTCCCCCGCTGAACCCTGA
- a CDS encoding dimethyl sulfoxide reductase anchor subunit family protein: MNAAEVPMILFTVLAQMSVGAFWTLGVLQVVAGLRRHDPTTVDRVTRACLYAVGPLLVAGFIAASFHLGDPLHALNTFRNLGSSWLSREIAFGVLYGATGFAYAAAEWFGLGTRAARRSIAAITALAGLGLLVSMIQVYYSVRTIPAWHTPTTWVLFLGSALLTGPLAVGACLLLTWTAQRLRDTRGATGRWQRLLSALRITAPTPMNRSTSSLTAYFIQLTCTISALAGVALLVTYPLLLAHLGAGEDSASAHVLQEMTSSAALPIRLLMVALVVILVRMVAYARAKDAERPSPALVTVIATAFLLALGTELLGRGIHYEGLRHVGLTSLQSGLG; encoded by the coding sequence ATGAACGCCGCTGAAGTGCCGATGATCCTGTTCACGGTGTTGGCCCAAATGTCTGTCGGCGCCTTCTGGACCCTGGGGGTGTTGCAGGTCGTGGCGGGACTGCGTCGTCATGACCCCACCACGGTGGACCGGGTCACCCGTGCCTGCCTGTACGCCGTCGGCCCCCTCCTCGTAGCGGGTTTCATCGCCGCCTCCTTCCACCTGGGCGATCCCCTGCATGCGCTGAACACCTTCCGCAACCTGGGCTCGTCCTGGCTCAGCAGAGAGATCGCCTTCGGCGTGCTTTACGGCGCCACCGGTTTCGCCTATGCCGCGGCCGAGTGGTTCGGACTGGGGACTCGCGCCGCCCGCCGTTCGATAGCCGCCATCACCGCCCTGGCAGGATTGGGACTCCTAGTTTCCATGATCCAGGTGTACTACTCGGTACGGACGATCCCGGCATGGCACACTCCCACAACCTGGGTGCTCTTCCTGGGATCGGCACTGTTAACCGGGCCCCTGGCGGTGGGAGCGTGCCTGCTGCTGACGTGGACGGCACAGCGACTGCGAGACACCCGGGGGGCCACGGGCAGGTGGCAGCGGCTGCTGTCCGCGCTGCGTATCACGGCACCCACCCCGATGAATCGGTCGACCTCGTCTCTGACGGCCTACTTCATCCAGTTGACCTGCACTATCAGCGCGCTTGCCGGAGTAGCACTGTTAGTCACATACCCTCTGCTCCTGGCGCATCTGGGAGCCGGAGAGGATTCGGCCTCGGCCCACGTGCTCCAAGAAATGACGTCATCGGCTGCACTGCCGATACGCCTGCTGATGGTTGCCCTAGTGGTGATTCTGGTGCGCATGGTCGCCTACGCACGGGCCAAGGACGCCGAGCGGCCCTCACCCGCGCTCGTAACCGTGATCGCCACCGCCTTCCTGCTCGCACTGGGGACGGAACTGCTGGGAAGGGGCATCCACTACGAGGGCCTCAGGCATGTTGGGCTCACCTCCCTGCAGTCCGGGCTGGGCTGA
- a CDS encoding DMSO/selenate family reductase complex B subunit: protein MSNDLTRGGANYGFFFDQSLCTGCKACQVACKDKHDLPVGVTWRRVVEYSGGSWRIEGSTVTPNVFTYYTSMACNHCENPVCMQVCPTTAMSKREDGTVYVDESKCVGCRYCQWACPYGAPQLDPRTGHMTKCDLCYDYRSTGQDPACVSACPSRALDWGPIDELRERHGDQAGIAPLPDPSLTEPHLVIKPHRDAQSWDAGTGAIANPKEI, encoded by the coding sequence ATGAGCAATGACCTGACCCGCGGGGGCGCTAACTACGGTTTCTTCTTCGACCAGAGCCTGTGCACGGGATGCAAGGCCTGCCAGGTGGCTTGCAAGGACAAGCATGATCTGCCGGTTGGCGTGACCTGGCGCCGGGTGGTGGAGTACAGCGGCGGGTCCTGGCGGATCGAGGGCAGCACCGTCACCCCCAATGTCTTCACCTACTACACCTCCATGGCCTGCAACCACTGCGAGAATCCCGTGTGCATGCAGGTGTGCCCCACCACGGCAATGTCCAAGCGGGAGGATGGCACCGTATACGTCGATGAGTCCAAATGCGTGGGTTGCCGGTACTGCCAGTGGGCCTGCCCCTACGGAGCCCCGCAGTTGGACCCGCGCACCGGACACATGACCAAGTGCGATCTGTGCTACGACTACCGTTCCACCGGACAGGACCCGGCCTGCGTATCCGCTTGCCCGTCACGGGCACTCGACTGGGGCCCGATCGACGAGCTGCGAGAACGGCATGGAGACCAGGCCGGCATCGCCCCGCTGCCCGACCCGTCTCTGACCGAGCCGCACCTGGTGATCAAGCCTCACCGAGACGCCCAGTCCTGGGATGCGGGCACCGGCGCCATCGCCAATCCGAAGGAGATCTGA
- a CDS encoding TorD/DmsD family molecular chaperone: protein MLSDDLLERFGAALSVLGRLHLSPANQDTISQMLRLSDQWPLGDVVAPDSPTGRLTRRGWQGLIASQRDGESAESVWADQDRLYGITATAAVPPFESVHREEEGLVFGDHTLQVRRAYRRLGLHAPHLNREPDDHLGLELDFLARCCQTALEAADSGRPDRQEQYEAAAREFTEAHLLAWAPAMLQRAALEAHTHWVRGLELLTLATVLMWAQALGSPLPDQDEEGYFAVRP from the coding sequence GTGCTGTCTGATGACCTGCTCGAACGCTTCGGCGCCGCCCTGTCCGTACTTGGGAGGCTTCACCTGTCCCCAGCGAACCAGGACACGATCAGTCAGATGCTCCGACTGTCAGACCAGTGGCCATTGGGAGACGTGGTCGCGCCGGATTCTCCGACCGGTCGGCTCACCCGCAGGGGCTGGCAGGGGTTAATCGCCTCGCAGCGCGACGGCGAGTCGGCCGAATCCGTCTGGGCCGACCAGGACCGGCTTTACGGCATCACCGCAACCGCGGCCGTACCACCCTTCGAGTCGGTTCACCGCGAGGAGGAGGGCCTGGTATTCGGTGATCACACTCTGCAGGTCAGGCGGGCGTATCGGCGGCTGGGCTTGCATGCACCGCACTTGAATCGGGAGCCCGATGACCATCTGGGTCTAGAGCTGGACTTTCTGGCGCGCTGCTGCCAGACCGCGTTGGAAGCCGCAGACTCGGGCCGGCCCGACCGCCAGGAGCAGTACGAGGCCGCGGCGCGTGAGTTCACCGAAGCACACCTGCTCGCCTGGGCCCCGGCAATGCTGCAAAGGGCTGCACTGGAGGCCCACACCCACTGGGTACGGGGCCTGGAGCTCTTAACCCTCGCGACGGTACTGATGTGGGCGCAGGCTCTGGGGTCCCCGCTGCCAGACCAAGACGAAGAGGGGTATTTCGCCGTCCGACCCTGA
- a CDS encoding ABC transporter ATP-binding protein, with protein sequence MTAAAPDGPTSSEARHLSTSSTSSRRETRMSRRRPDRLVAHGPVGDPVVTARNLSRIFGDGEASVTALDSVDAHIARGRFTAVLGPSGSGKTTLMRCLIGLDTPTSGTVILDGNEISLMNGRRLARLRRERVGLILRSHNLIPSLPVAENITLTLNLARRHVDQARLERIADVVGLRGRLDYRPAELTPELAQRVACARAIVGNPAAVFADEPTGSLGSVGTAQLLDILRAAVDQLEQSVIMFTHDADAAARADTVLFLQDGNIVAEMNQPDRDRLLDALHDLGATGPSAVSVGSTEREVSQIEEAWAQPIGQQRVRPRGARTHDRPHDWDEPSDQPRPGRASRPYDATPHDWDAPSDRPARPGRRSRNASADIADLNNPWGYQ encoded by the coding sequence ATGACCGCAGCCGCACCGGACGGACCGACCTCCTCAGAGGCCCGGCATCTGAGCACATCATCGACATCCTCGCGCCGCGAGACGCGCATGAGCCGCCGCAGGCCGGACCGGCTCGTCGCGCACGGGCCCGTGGGCGACCCGGTGGTCACCGCCCGCAACCTGTCCAGAATCTTCGGCGACGGCGAGGCCTCCGTAACGGCCCTGGATTCGGTGGACGCGCATATCGCCCGAGGCCGTTTCACCGCCGTGCTGGGACCGTCGGGGTCGGGCAAGACCACCCTCATGCGCTGCCTGATCGGCCTGGACACCCCGACCTCGGGGACCGTGATACTCGACGGCAATGAGATCTCGCTTATGAACGGCCGACGCCTGGCACGACTGCGGCGCGAGCGGGTCGGTCTGATCCTGCGTTCACACAATCTCATCCCGTCGCTGCCCGTAGCCGAGAACATCACCTTGACGCTGAATCTGGCCCGCCGCCACGTAGATCAGGCGCGCCTGGAGCGAATCGCCGACGTCGTCGGCCTGCGGGGCCGGCTCGACTACCGTCCCGCCGAACTGACCCCGGAGCTGGCGCAGCGGGTCGCCTGCGCCCGCGCAATTGTCGGCAACCCGGCGGCTGTCTTCGCCGACGAGCCGACCGGCTCCCTGGGCTCGGTGGGAACCGCCCAGCTGCTGGACATTCTGCGGGCCGCCGTCGACCAGTTGGAGCAGAGCGTCATCATGTTCACCCACGACGCCGATGCGGCCGCCCGCGCAGATACCGTCCTTTTCCTGCAAGACGGCAATATCGTCGCGGAGATGAACCAGCCTGACCGGGATCGACTCCTGGACGCCCTGCATGACCTGGGTGCCACGGGGCCATCCGCCGTCAGCGTAGGCTCCACCGAGCGGGAGGTCTCACAGATCGAAGAGGCCTGGGCGCAACCCATCGGGCAGCAGCGCGTTCGCCCCCGCGGCGCCCGCACGCACGACCGCCCGCACGATTGGGACGAGCCCAGCGACCAGCCCCGTCCGGGACGCGCTTCACGCCCCTATGACGCCACCCCGCATGACTGGGACGCCCCCAGCGATCGACCGGCCCGACCGGGGCGGCGCAGCCGCAATGCCAGTGCCGACATCGCTGATCTCAACAATCCGTGGGGGTACCAGTGA